A section of the Corynebacterium tuberculostearicum genome encodes:
- a CDS encoding MFS transporter gives MTEKFAKHSWFPVAGSMVAVAWGGNEFTPLLVMYREESHFSQVTVNGLLAAYVLGIVPALLISGPLSDYIGRRPTMLPAAPLSLLGSFLLSIAPNEPLVIAVGRIMCGLALGIVMAVGSTWVAELITRAGGDPAAGPRHASMCLTLGFLIGAGLASVLAQWGPWPTHLAYILHILLTVATAVWLMKTPETRPPRGATVKDTFLDLSIRDMLRMLHIPSAAHRRFVRIVLPVAPWVFGCAGAAYALLPQLLSESAGDAPIAFSGLMTVITLGCGVGIQMLGKVIDTSRSARASAVAMGVITVGTILGAVASHTRSLPLGIAGAAVMGAGYGLALVAGLSEVQRIARAEELAGLTAVYYSVSYTGFFIPMAFSALAPLLGFTTLFLIGAVLALCCLVNVVLGWRAHLPGPVR, from the coding sequence ATGACCGAAAAGTTTGCCAAACACTCATGGTTTCCCGTCGCTGGCAGCATGGTCGCTGTCGCGTGGGGCGGCAATGAGTTCACCCCTCTCCTAGTCATGTACCGCGAGGAGTCACACTTCTCGCAGGTTACCGTCAATGGCCTCTTGGCCGCCTATGTGCTCGGCATCGTGCCTGCGCTGCTGATTTCTGGCCCGCTTTCGGACTACATCGGCCGCCGCCCCACGATGCTGCCTGCCGCGCCACTATCGCTGCTCGGTTCCTTCCTTCTGTCCATCGCACCGAACGAGCCACTCGTCATCGCCGTGGGCCGCATCATGTGCGGCTTGGCTTTGGGCATCGTCATGGCGGTCGGCTCCACGTGGGTGGCAGAGCTCATCACCCGCGCTGGCGGCGATCCTGCCGCCGGCCCGCGCCACGCCTCCATGTGCCTGACATTAGGCTTCCTCATCGGCGCCGGCCTCGCATCGGTGCTGGCCCAGTGGGGCCCGTGGCCGACCCACTTGGCGTATATCCTGCACATCCTCCTCACCGTCGCCACCGCTGTCTGGCTGATGAAGACCCCGGAAACCCGCCCGCCGCGTGGCGCTACGGTAAAAGACACCTTCCTTGACCTGAGCATCCGCGACATGCTGCGCATGCTGCACATTCCCTCCGCAGCGCACCGCCGCTTCGTGCGCATTGTTCTGCCGGTCGCCCCGTGGGTCTTCGGCTGCGCTGGCGCCGCCTATGCCCTCCTGCCCCAGCTTCTGTCCGAGTCCGCTGGCGATGCCCCCATCGCTTTTTCCGGCCTGATGACCGTTATCACCTTGGGCTGCGGCGTTGGCATCCAGATGCTCGGCAAGGTTATCGATACCAGCCGCTCCGCACGCGCTTCCGCGGTTGCCATGGGCGTTATCACCGTCGGCACCATCCTCGGCGCGGTTGCCTCCCATACTCGCTCCCTGCCGCTCGGCATCGCCGGTGCCGCTGTCATGGGTGCAGGCTACGGCCTCGCCCTTGTCGCCGGTCTCTCCGAGGTCCAGCGCATCGCCCGCGCCGAAGAACTCGCCGGCCTCACCGCCGTGTACTACTCGGTCTCCTATACCGGCTTCTTTATCCCCATGGCCTTCAGCGCACTCGCGCCGCTGCTCGGCTTTACCACCCTATTCCTCATTGGCGCTGTGCTTGCACTGTGCTGCCTCGTTAACGTCGTCCTCGGCTGGCGCGCTCACCTGCCCGGCCCGGTCCGTTAA
- a CDS encoding asparaginase — protein MTRLALIATGGTIACTTVADGSLVPTVSGADLAAEIDAEVVEFRQLDSSSITLADLDELIAVVNEHTAREDIGGVIITHGTDSMEETALALEIFCGGAKPIVLTGAQRAYDHPAADGPTNLRAAREIAASGRPGVFLCFGGETIPARGARKRHTSDLRGFESLPVPGATPRLAPAPLASQRIEIIPAYPGAGRLLVDAVVNSPASGLIVEAMGSGNMGEDMGRALADALHTGLPVIISTRTPYGPTALAYGGDGGGASLGKRGAINAGWFRPSQARILLAAALATGTDPAELFTQEG, from the coding sequence ATGACCCGACTTGCTTTGATCGCCACCGGCGGCACGATTGCGTGCACCACCGTGGCCGATGGTTCCTTGGTTCCCACCGTCTCCGGCGCGGACCTTGCCGCTGAAATCGACGCCGAGGTAGTGGAGTTTCGCCAGCTCGACTCGTCATCTATTACTTTGGCGGACCTCGATGAGCTCATTGCGGTAGTCAACGAGCACACCGCGCGGGAGGATATCGGTGGCGTGATCATCACCCATGGCACCGACTCCATGGAGGAAACCGCGCTAGCGTTGGAGATTTTCTGTGGAGGGGCAAAACCCATCGTGCTTACGGGCGCGCAGCGCGCCTACGATCACCCCGCGGCCGACGGCCCCACCAATCTGCGCGCTGCCCGCGAGATTGCGGCCAGCGGGCGCCCTGGGGTTTTCCTCTGCTTCGGCGGCGAGACCATCCCGGCGCGCGGTGCGCGCAAGCGACACACCAGTGACCTGCGCGGGTTTGAGTCGCTGCCCGTTCCTGGCGCTACCCCGCGGTTGGCTCCTGCCCCGCTGGCGTCGCAGCGTATCGAGATCATCCCCGCCTATCCGGGAGCGGGGCGCCTGCTGGTCGACGCCGTCGTAAACTCCCCTGCCTCCGGTCTCATTGTGGAGGCCATGGGCTCGGGAAACATGGGCGAGGACATGGGCCGCGCGCTTGCCGACGCCCTCCACACCGGCCTCCCCGTCATCATTTCTACCCGCACCCCCTATGGCCCGACGGCGCTGGCTTACGGTGGCGACGGCGGTGGCGCGAGCCTGGGCAAACGTGGCGCCATCAACGCCGGATGGTTCCGCCCGAGCCAAGCGCGAATCCTACTCGCGGCGGCGCTGGCCACCGGCACCGATCCGGCGGAGCTTTTTACTCAGGAGGGCTAA
- a CDS encoding ABC transporter substrate-binding protein, with the protein MFTKKFTATIATTAAGVLALTGCGSVEDSADTATDQSTSSAEKWQAPEGLSGEVDYYSANPQGLTDALVEAFEEKTDVHVNVFADTTGKITAKLKAEEANPQADVVYLASWAAASKQEKSGALEKYTPEGADKIESKWASESGAFTGRDGSALALVTNTNVVDEAPKDWEDLTDEKYKDQIIMPDPRESGTAADLIAAMVDQWGEEKTWDLFDKLFDNGMIVQGANGPALDQVTSGSRGIVLGGVDYSAYSAQKKGEPLEVAIPTSGTTVTPRPVMILKSSDNKEAAEAFVDFMFSDEAQEISASKNMIPANKDIAPQNGPKLDEIKTLNDDLDGLVSQSKDIKETFAKRYLK; encoded by the coding sequence ATGTTTACCAAGAAGTTCACCGCCACCATCGCCACCACCGCTGCTGGTGTGCTCGCCTTGACCGGTTGCGGATCCGTCGAGGACAGCGCCGATACCGCCACCGACCAGTCCACCTCTTCTGCCGAAAAGTGGCAGGCACCTGAAGGCCTGTCCGGCGAGGTGGATTACTACTCGGCTAACCCGCAGGGGCTTACCGACGCCCTCGTGGAGGCCTTCGAAGAAAAGACCGACGTCCACGTAAACGTCTTTGCCGATACCACCGGCAAGATCACCGCCAAGCTCAAGGCCGAGGAAGCCAACCCGCAGGCTGACGTGGTCTACCTCGCCTCCTGGGCGGCAGCTAGCAAGCAGGAAAAGTCCGGCGCCCTTGAAAAGTACACGCCGGAGGGAGCGGACAAGATTGAGTCCAAGTGGGCGTCGGAAAGCGGGGCGTTTACCGGCCGCGATGGTTCGGCCCTAGCGCTGGTAACCAACACCAACGTCGTGGACGAGGCCCCGAAGGACTGGGAAGATCTCACCGATGAAAAGTACAAGGACCAAATCATCATGCCGGACCCGCGCGAATCCGGTACCGCAGCCGACCTCATCGCGGCCATGGTAGATCAGTGGGGCGAGGAGAAGACCTGGGATCTCTTTGACAAGCTCTTTGACAACGGCATGATCGTCCAAGGTGCCAATGGCCCAGCGCTGGACCAGGTCACCTCCGGTTCTCGCGGCATTGTCCTCGGCGGCGTGGACTACTCCGCATACTCCGCGCAGAAGAAGGGCGAGCCGCTCGAGGTTGCTATCCCAACCTCCGGCACCACGGTTACCCCGCGCCCAGTCATGATCCTCAAGTCCTCCGATAACAAGGAAGCCGCAGAGGCATTCGTGGACTTCATGTTCTCCGATGAGGCACAGGAGATCTCGGCCTCCAAGAACATGATCCCGGCCAATAAGGACATCGCTCCACAGAATGGCCCGAAGCTGGATGAGATTAAGACCCTCAACGATGACCTCGATGGCCTGGTTTCTCAGTCCAAGGACATCAAGGAAACCTTTGCCAAGCGCTACCTGAAGTAA
- a CDS encoding metallophosphoesterase → MPASIFVFADLHLGRPGAPGLDWALQELEVAANSGATACVCLGDIIDRNAEASEFVPQARAVMAHAATLFGEVHFISGNHDTHHNLDFPPEVTVHGTQVHTFRIGNTTVLTAAVATDPDPRRLQLPPRPSDGPVLGLLHSSVTGEFSKGTCLPLSVAELQACEADAWILGHVHSPHTLADAPFIGWVGMGYGLLFDPDTCQVTRLPS, encoded by the coding sequence ATGCCCGCTAGCATTTTTGTCTTTGCCGATCTGCACCTAGGCCGCCCGGGCGCCCCTGGGCTGGACTGGGCCCTGCAAGAACTCGAAGTTGCCGCCAATAGTGGAGCCACGGCGTGCGTGTGCTTGGGCGATATCATCGACCGCAACGCTGAGGCGTCCGAATTCGTGCCCCAGGCCCGCGCCGTAATGGCCCACGCTGCCACACTATTCGGCGAGGTCCACTTCATTTCTGGCAACCACGATACCCACCACAACCTGGACTTCCCGCCCGAGGTCACAGTCCACGGCACGCAGGTGCACACCTTTCGCATAGGAAACACCACGGTTCTAACCGCAGCGGTGGCCACCGATCCGGACCCGCGCCGCCTCCAGCTTCCGCCGCGCCCGAGCGACGGCCCCGTCCTCGGCCTCCTACATTCTTCCGTCACCGGTGAGTTTTCTAAAGGCACCTGCCTGCCGCTTTCCGTGGCTGAGCTACAGGCCTGCGAGGCCGATGCCTGGATCCTTGGGCACGTCCACTCCCCGCACACGCTTGCCGACGCCCCCTTCATCGGCTGGGTCGGCATGGGCTACGGCTTACTCTTCGACCCCGATACGTGCCAAGTCACACGTTTGCCTAGCTAG
- a CDS encoding ABC transporter ATP-binding protein, whose protein sequence is MNSPHVILRGVKREFADNTGLHETDLSINRGEFISILGPSGCGKSTLLRCIAGLETPDAGTIAIGEREVYGPRTNVAVNKRRLSMVFQDLALWPHMTVEKNIEFPLTTPGNKVAAGQRSEKVRACMDMVGITSKAKARPNQLSGGQQQRVAIARALVSNPDLLLMDEPLSALDAALRVQIRAELTQLAQELGLTVIYVTHDQAEALAMSDRVVVMNQGHIEQFADPVTLYEQPATDFIAGFVGTMNRHPQLPSVRPENLTVTTAEEDTGASPRRVEAQVLGAHYIGGRYELRCDVPGAEEPWVTYSPHRFTRGETVYLNYPSSLSA, encoded by the coding sequence ATGAACTCACCCCACGTCATCTTGCGCGGCGTTAAGCGCGAATTCGCCGATAATACGGGTCTCCACGAGACCGATCTAAGCATCAACCGCGGTGAATTCATCTCTATTCTGGGTCCCTCCGGCTGCGGTAAGTCCACCCTGTTGCGCTGCATCGCCGGGTTGGAAACTCCTGATGCGGGCACCATTGCCATTGGTGAGAGAGAGGTTTATGGTCCGCGGACCAATGTGGCCGTCAACAAGCGCCGGCTGTCGATGGTCTTCCAGGACCTCGCACTGTGGCCGCACATGACGGTGGAAAAGAACATCGAGTTCCCGCTGACAACCCCAGGCAATAAGGTGGCGGCAGGCCAACGGTCCGAGAAGGTGCGCGCCTGCATGGACATGGTGGGCATCACCAGCAAAGCGAAGGCGCGGCCAAACCAGCTCTCCGGCGGCCAACAGCAACGCGTCGCCATCGCCCGTGCGTTGGTTTCGAATCCGGACCTCCTGCTCATGGATGAGCCACTGTCCGCCCTCGACGCCGCGCTGCGCGTGCAAATCCGCGCCGAGCTCACCCAGCTGGCACAGGAGCTGGGGCTGACGGTCATCTACGTCACGCACGACCAAGCCGAGGCACTTGCCATGTCGGATCGCGTCGTGGTTATGAATCAAGGCCACATCGAACAATTCGCGGATCCGGTCACCCTTTATGAACAGCCGGCCACCGATTTCATCGCTGGCTTTGTAGGCACCATGAACCGCCACCCACAGCTGCCCAGCGTACGTCCAGAAAATCTCACCGTCACCACTGCGGAGGAGGACACCGGCGCCTCCCCGCGCCGGGTCGAGGCGCAGGTTCTTGGCGCTCACTACATCGGTGGGCGCTACGAGTTGCGCTGCGACGTCCCCGGGGCGGAGGAACCCTGGGTGACGTATTCACCGCATCGCTTCACTCGCGGCGAGACCGTCTACCTCAACTATCCATCTTCTCTTTCTGCATAG
- a CDS encoding GntR family transcriptional regulator, with translation MSNERMQPAAERAYDFVKEKIIDGSFEPSQMLSEASLATEMGISRTPMHEAFLRLEVEGFLQLYPRRGALIVPISPQEIREVYEARLLVDRHCAEKICAMSDAERADIADQLDATIAEQDTALDGADLHAYTHLDARFHQIIMDGGANSLLAGLGHQLRERQQRFTATAIGRNVARARTFVDQHRTLADALRTGDLDAYLSALDTHLTNSRNQL, from the coding sequence ATGTCCAATGAACGAATGCAGCCCGCGGCGGAGCGCGCCTATGACTTCGTCAAAGAGAAGATCATTGACGGCTCCTTCGAGCCCTCGCAGATGCTTTCCGAGGCCTCCCTGGCTACCGAAATGGGAATTAGCCGCACCCCGATGCACGAGGCTTTCCTGCGCCTAGAGGTCGAAGGCTTTCTACAGCTCTACCCCAGGCGGGGTGCACTCATCGTGCCGATCAGCCCGCAAGAAATCCGCGAGGTCTATGAGGCACGCTTGCTCGTGGATAGGCACTGTGCTGAAAAGATCTGCGCAATGTCTGATGCCGAGCGCGCGGACATCGCTGATCAGCTGGACGCGACCATCGCGGAGCAGGACACTGCGTTGGATGGCGCAGACCTGCATGCCTATACGCATCTTGATGCGCGTTTCCACCAGATCATCATGGATGGCGGGGCCAATAGCCTGCTGGCCGGGCTGGGACACCAGCTGCGCGAACGCCAGCAGCGTTTTACCGCCACGGCCATTGGCCGCAATGTGGCCCGCGCCCGCACCTTCGTAGATCAGCACCGCACGCTTGCCGATGCCCTCCGCACCGGCGACCTCGACGCCTACCTTTCCGCATTGGACACCCACCTAACCAACTCGAGGAATCAACTATGA
- a CDS encoding DNA polymerase IV, producing the protein MQRWVLHIDMDAFFASVEQLTRPTLQGRPVLVGGTSGRGVVAGASYEARVYGAHSAMPMYRAQQLVGLRAVVVQPRRAVYSAASRRVFGIIAQHVEVIEQLSIDEAFMEPAALEGASAEEVKRWADELRALIREETGLPCSIGAGSGKQFAKIGSGEAKPDGTFVIPAERQLDMLHPLAVNKLWGVGPVTGAKLKSIGVETIGQLAAMTRKEVEISIGSVVGLQLWQLARGIDDREVAPRAISKQISTEHTYPKDLQTAPEVDAAITRAAEGAHRRLLKDGRGARTVTVKLRMADFHIESRSTTLPYATDDAAVLTAAAFKLARYPDELGPIRLVGVSYSGLEAARQDVLFPELDREIVRPAPADTDYETGVSDDATPAIPAPTVTVEEETDNQWHATQDVFHPEYGHGWIQGAGHGVVSVRFETRATGPGRTKSFAANDPALVSADPLDSLDWQDWLTSED; encoded by the coding sequence ATGCAACGCTGGGTTCTACACATCGACATGGACGCGTTTTTCGCCTCCGTCGAGCAGCTAACCCGGCCTACCCTGCAGGGGCGTCCCGTCCTGGTGGGCGGTACCAGCGGGCGCGGCGTGGTGGCCGGCGCCTCCTACGAGGCGCGCGTGTACGGTGCGCATTCGGCCATGCCGATGTACCGCGCGCAGCAGCTTGTTGGACTTCGCGCGGTGGTGGTGCAGCCGCGCCGGGCAGTCTATTCAGCAGCCTCGCGGCGCGTATTTGGCATCATCGCGCAACACGTGGAGGTCATCGAGCAGCTTTCTATCGATGAGGCCTTTATGGAACCCGCCGCCCTGGAAGGGGCTAGCGCGGAGGAGGTCAAGCGCTGGGCGGATGAGCTGCGCGCGCTCATTCGGGAAGAGACGGGGCTGCCGTGCTCCATTGGGGCGGGCTCGGGCAAACAATTTGCCAAGATTGGTTCCGGCGAGGCGAAGCCCGACGGCACCTTTGTTATTCCGGCGGAGCGCCAGCTAGATATGCTGCACCCCCTTGCGGTGAACAAGCTGTGGGGAGTCGGCCCGGTGACTGGGGCGAAGCTCAAGTCCATCGGCGTCGAGACCATTGGGCAGCTGGCGGCGATGACGCGCAAGGAAGTAGAGATTTCCATCGGCAGCGTGGTAGGTCTGCAGCTGTGGCAGCTAGCCCGTGGCATCGATGACCGTGAGGTGGCGCCGCGTGCTATTTCTAAGCAGATTTCTACTGAGCACACCTACCCGAAAGACCTGCAGACCGCCCCTGAGGTCGATGCAGCCATCACTCGCGCGGCGGAGGGTGCGCACCGCCGGCTGCTTAAGGACGGGCGCGGCGCGCGCACCGTAACGGTAAAGCTGCGCATGGCGGATTTTCATATCGAATCGCGCTCGACCACCTTGCCCTACGCGACTGACGACGCCGCCGTGCTCACCGCCGCCGCCTTCAAGCTTGCTCGCTACCCCGATGAGCTGGGGCCCATCCGCCTGGTAGGGGTGAGCTATTCCGGGCTAGAGGCCGCTCGCCAAGACGTGCTTTTTCCGGAGCTCGACCGCGAGATCGTGCGCCCTGCACCGGCGGATACGGACTATGAAACTGGGGTGAGCGACGACGCAACACCGGCCATTCCAGCGCCTACGGTGACGGTGGAGGAAGAAACCGATAACCAGTGGCACGCCACGCAGGATGTTTTCCACCCCGAATACGGCCACGGTTGGATTCAAGGCGCCGGCCACGGGGTAGTCAGCGTGCGCTTTGAAACCCGCGCCACGGGTCCCGGCCGCACCAAATCCTTCGCGGCTAATGATCCCGCGCTCGTGTCAGCAGACCCGCTCGACTCACTGGATTGGCAGGACTGGCTGACCAGCGAGGATTAG
- a CDS encoding ABC transporter permease: MSSTTTPQRRLGIYGVLLILLALVAAPLASVLVNAAVGYHDEPSALGSIVQPGMLRILGNTILLSVLVVAFATLMAAPLAFLRSWTRFSRANWIEIVIMIPFMTPPFAAAMAWMDFTRRGGVAEMLLGHGAGKLAHDAIYSVWGMAFIMAAELFPFLYLILRTCLNSIPASTLEMAQIAGASRWQQAVRIIAPNIIGPFSLGALIIFIKAAGEFGTPVTLGNAIGYKVLVSSIHEDVTIDPLDFSSAAASSSVLFAIGVAAWAFQQWISRRDLSGGGRVSRPVRIHLGSVGTVFGAVVTAIIFMAAVVIPYLSITLAAMTILRSAPPTPNNLTFDYFSIVVQMPTAQEALVRSIGLGALGATTAVALGVLVTVLTRRQSTIAAKFSDFLAIAPDTVPGIVLAIGFILLWNSPWLPWSPYGTMGMLVMAFTVLFLPMAIQNIKASAESVSPTVYEAAAISGSSTLHTFGRITLPLLAPGIFAGWLLAFFVGIRELVMSSLIRPSQVNLLAPWIMNQFDQGHRAEAMAMTLIGVGTSTVVLVAITWWQNRKAAHAR, translated from the coding sequence ATGAGCTCCACCACCACTCCCCAACGTCGCCTTGGGATCTACGGGGTCCTTCTCATCTTGCTTGCCCTCGTCGCCGCGCCGCTAGCCTCCGTGCTGGTCAACGCGGCCGTGGGCTACCACGATGAGCCCTCAGCCCTAGGCAGCATTGTCCAACCGGGCATGCTACGCATCCTTGGCAATACCATCTTGCTGTCCGTGCTGGTCGTGGCTTTTGCCACGCTCATGGCCGCGCCGCTCGCCTTCCTCCGTTCGTGGACGCGGTTTAGCAGGGCCAATTGGATCGAGATCGTCATCATGATCCCGTTTATGACCCCGCCCTTTGCGGCGGCGATGGCGTGGATGGATTTCACCCGCCGCGGTGGTGTGGCCGAGATGCTGCTCGGCCACGGCGCCGGCAAGCTCGCCCACGATGCCATTTACTCGGTGTGGGGTATGGCCTTCATCATGGCCGCGGAGCTTTTCCCTTTCCTATATCTCATCCTGCGCACCTGCCTGAATTCCATTCCGGCGTCCACGCTGGAGATGGCACAGATAGCCGGCGCGAGCCGCTGGCAACAAGCCGTGCGCATCATCGCTCCGAACATAATCGGCCCCTTTTCCCTCGGCGCGCTGATTATCTTCATTAAGGCCGCCGGCGAGTTTGGCACCCCAGTCACGCTTGGCAACGCCATTGGCTACAAGGTGCTCGTCTCCTCCATCCATGAAGACGTCACCATCGACCCCCTTGATTTTTCCAGCGCCGCTGCCTCCTCGTCGGTGCTCTTTGCTATCGGCGTGGCCGCCTGGGCTTTCCAACAATGGATTTCACGCCGCGACCTCTCCGGCGGTGGCCGAGTAAGCCGCCCCGTACGTATCCACCTCGGCTCGGTCGGCACCGTCTTCGGCGCTGTGGTGACCGCAATAATCTTCATGGCCGCGGTGGTTATCCCCTACCTTTCCATCACCTTGGCCGCGATGACCATTCTGCGCTCGGCCCCGCCTACGCCTAATAACCTGACCTTCGATTACTTTTCCATCGTTGTGCAGATGCCCACCGCTCAAGAGGCACTTGTTCGCTCCATCGGACTAGGCGCCCTTGGCGCGACCACCGCGGTTGCTCTCGGCGTCCTCGTCACGGTGCTCACCCGCCGCCAAAGCACCATTGCCGCAAAATTCAGCGATTTCTTGGCCATCGCCCCCGACACCGTACCCGGCATTGTCCTGGCCATTGGATTTATTTTGCTGTGGAACTCTCCCTGGCTGCCATGGTCGCCCTACGGCACTATGGGCATGCTAGTTATGGCCTTCACCGTGCTCTTTTTGCCCATGGCCATCCAAAACATCAAGGCTTCAGCAGAGTCCGTCTCCCCTACCGTCTACGAGGCCGCTGCAATTTCCGGCTCCTCCACTTTGCATACCTTTGGGCGCATCACCCTGCCCCTGCTTGCCCCTGGCATCTTCGCTGGCTGGCTCCTCGCCTTCTTCGTAGGCATCCGCGAGCTGGTCATGTCCTCGCTCATTCGCCCCAGCCAGGTCAACCTCTTGGCTCCGTGGATTATGAACCAATTCGATCAAGGCCACCGTGCCGAGGCCATGGCTATGACGCTCATCGGCGTCGGAACCTCCACCGTTGTCTTGGTAGCTATCACCTGGTGGCAAAACCGGAAGGCCGCACATGCCCGCTAG